A single window of Drosophila suzukii chromosome 3, CBGP_Dsuzu_IsoJpt1.0, whole genome shotgun sequence DNA harbors:
- the LOC108012691 gene encoding actin-binding Rho-activating protein: protein MAANQDSSVSSRITLFNQHAEQHKNWMMINPFAHYNVSDMPKRSFPQEEYGRAPAGSLSEQRSLQASVRALEEILQLCDTIQKSGQDDPKDGLRTLAFGPLFELYNDISDKLLATLLGARKYGFVDFSGETLFQGRDESVPVRLLRPFEHLKTEILAKVADLRCDFTEKPEDSTVLRED, encoded by the exons ATGGCTGCAAACCAG GACTCGTCGGTTTCTTCGCGCATCACGCTTTTCAATCAGCATGCCGAACAGCACAAGAACTGGATGATGATAAACCCATTCGCCCATTACAATGTGAGTGACATGCCCAAGAGGAGCTTTCCGCAGGAGGAGTACGGCCGGGCTCCGGCGGGAAGTCTCTCCGAGCAGAGATCCCTGCAGGCCAGTGTCCGTGCTCTGGAGGAGATCCTGCAGCTGTGCGATACGATACAGAAATCCGGTCAAGATGATCCCAAAGATGGTCTCAGAACCCTGGCTTTCGGTCCACTTTTCGAACTCTATAACGACATATCCGACAAACTGTTGGCAACCCTGCTGGGTGCCCGAAAGTATGGGTTCGTGGACTTTAGCGGGGAAACCCTTTTCCAAGGACGCGATGAGTCGGTTCCCGTGCGCCTGCTCCGCCCCTTTGAGCACCTCAAAACCGAAATACTGGCCAAGGTCGCCGATCTGCGCTGCGATTTTACCGAAAAACCAGAGGATTCGACTGTCCTGCGCGAGGATTAG